Below is a genomic region from Granulicella sp. L56.
CTACATGCTGGCCCGCACCTTCCGCCAGATGCTCATCATCTCCGAGAAGAACGTGCGCGACAGCCGAGCCATCTGGCAGGCGCTATGGCAAGGCTTCCGCATGCCGCCCTTCGCCGCAGAAGACCTCATCAAGCAAGCCCGCCGCTACAAATCCCGCCGCGACCTCACCCGCGCTATCCGCTTAGTAGCCCGCGCCGACCTGGAACTCCGCTCAAGCCCCGCAAACAAATTATTGGTCTTAGAACGCCTCATACTGGACCTCTCCACCGAACCCAAAGCCAGCACCTACGAACCCTCCCACCAGTTCGCCATGGAGCTGTAGGATGAAGTCGAACGATAAGTCCAATAAGAGTCTAAAAATTACGGGCGGCGCAATTGGCGTAATTGGTGCCGTGTCTGTTGGTCAATGGCCAGATCATGCTGTTCCCTTTCAAATGGCGCTTTACTCAGGAATGGTGCTTATACCGTTCTTATTTGGATTTTGGAAAGATAGGCATCGTGCAAATTTTTGGACAGGGGTCGGCTTACTGATTTTGTTGCACTGCGTCACCCTGATTCTCATTCACTCATACTTCCCATTCAGAACAATACTGCTCATTCTTCCAATAGTGTTGATTGAAGGAACAATCCTTGCCATAGTGATGCTTAAAAGTCTGGGATATTGAAATAAAAGATGGAAGCATAAGAGCGGGTGCCCCATATCTCGATTTTGAGATGTGGGCATCGTCCGAAGGACGACCGCACTCCTGTCTTCAACCTATAATCACTCCCCTTTTGGCGTAAGATGAAAACCACTCAAACGAATCTCTCCGAGAGTGAGTATCAGACCATGCTTCGACAGATCATCCTTGTGGCTCTCATTGTTTCGACATCCGGAATACTCGCACAGTCACCCGCACAGTCACCCGCTCCGCGCCCTAAATTCGACGCCTTTGAAGTAGCAACCATCAAACCGGTGGAACCCGCCGACAAGACCCCGCGCTACATCAAGATGGAGGGATCAAATCGCTTTGTCGAGAAGTACTACACCCTCAAGCTGATGATCGCAGCCGCCTATGACCTCAATCCCAAGACCATCTCCGGCGGCCCATCCTGGGTCGACTCCGATCACTACGACATCCTCGCCCTCACTCCCGGCGAAGTCCGGCCCTCTCATGACGAGCAGATGTCGATGCTCAGAAATCTACTGACCGACCGGTTCAAGCTCACATTTCACCGCGAACAAAAAGAGTTCTCGATCTTCGAATTGGAAGTCGCCAAGAGCGGCCCCAGGCTCAAGAAAAGCACAGCATCTCCAGACGATCCCGCCGCACTCATCAGCACCGTCTATCCGCAGCGTATCCTGCTGCCCGCGCGCAACGCGACCATGGGCGACTTCACCTCTCTGCTGCAACGCGCCCTGCTCGACCGCCCGGTCGTGGACAAGACCGGCCTCACCGGCAAGTATGACTTCGATCTGGAGTGGGCTCCTGACAACTCTCAGTTCGGCGGAGACATAGCGGCAGCCTCACCAGATGCCCCAAGCCCGCCCTTCTTCACTGCCGTCCAGCAGCAACTCGGCTTGAGATTGGTAGCAACCAAAGGCCCGGTTGATGCCCTCGTTGTCGATAAAGCGGAACGCCCCACCGATAACTGATCGAACAGGCTAAACTTCCGTATCCAGCCGAAACGCATCTCGATAAGGCTCTACCGGATACCCCTTAGCCTTCCACGCTCCAAAGCCGCCTCGCAGAATCTTCAACCGCGAAAAGTTCAGGCCCAGCGCCCGCTGCAAAATCTCCTTGCTGGTCTTGTCATCGGGACACGTACAGTACACCACCGCATCTTCTTCCTTCGGAATCAGCAACGGATTCGCCATGACCTCCTTCGGCGGAACCCGCGTCGCCCCCGGAATCAGCTCGGAGTAGGCCAACAGATCCAGTGGCTGACGAACATCGAATATCCGCACCTTTTTGTTGGTCGCCAACAGATCATGCAGCGCCTCCGGCTCAATCGTGTGCTGTTCGAGTTCACGCCGTTCTCGGCCGCGCTTGATTCTGCCGCCGACAAAAAGGGCAAGACACAACGCCGCAACGCAGATAGCAATGAGCGCCATTCACAGTCCTCCTTGCAGTCGTATCTATCTGATTGTCCGAAAACCGAAAGGATTCGCCAATCAAACCACTGTCTTCCGCTCCCGGGCGCGGTGCAGGATCGTCATCGAAAGATAGGCGCCAATCCACGACCCTACCGCCGCAAAGCAAACATACACCCAGTTCTTCGTATAGCTGATAACGGCAAACGCCGAAAGCAGATACCACACGCTGCTCCACGTCGCCGCCGGCACGCGCCGCTTCGCCGACACCGCCGAGTTGAACATCACATAAACCGCATCCGTGGCAGCAGTAGACACCATCACCCCGCACGCCAGCCAGGCATCAAGACGCACCATGATCCACACCTCCTCAATCAATTTTCAGGGAGCCCAATCTCGACCTTCGCCAACGCTGTCAGAATACCCCTAACAACGACGTACCTCACCACTTAGAATTTTCTTGTGATAAGCCTTAACCATGGCCTGCTCACAAAAGCTGCATCTCCTCTGCGTGGCTATCCTCATCGCTCTTTCCCCGCTCGCCCACGCAAAGCCTGCCACAATATCGAAAGAGTTCATCTACACCTCAGCACCCTTCCCCTCTGCTCACGCCTCCACCCTCGTCCAATTGCGCAACGGCGATCTGCTCGCCGCATGGTTTGGCGGATCCCACGAAAACGCGCCCGACGTCGCCATCTGGGGCTCTCGCCGCGCAGCAGGCCACTGGTCGGCGCCCTTCCTGCTCATTCGCGAGCCCAACATCGCCTGCTGGAACCCCGTCCTCTTCCACACCACCGACGGCAAGCTCTGGCTCTACTACAAGTTCGGCCCCAGCGCCCGCACCTGGACCGGCGCCCGCCTCGTAAGCAACGACGACGGCAAGACCTGGTCGCAATCGGAACATCTTCCCGCCGGTCTCCTCGGCCCCATCAAAGACAAGCCGCTCGTCCTCGCCGACGGCACCATCGTCAGCGGCACGTCCGTCGAAAGCTACTCCTCCTGGGCCGCATGGATCGACCGCAGCACCGACAACGGCAAAACCTGGCAGAAGATCGGCCCCATCACCGTGCCATCACAGAGCGCGCCTCCGCCGCAGCCTCCAATCGACGCAAAGGAAAACGTCCACGGAATCATTCAACCCGCCATCGTATCGCTCGGCAAAAAGCATCTCCGCCTCTACGCCCGCTCCACCTCCGACATCGCGCGCATCTGCGTCGCCGACTCCTTCGACAATGGTTTCACCTGGACCGAGGCCCACCCAACCGACCTTCCCAACCCGAACTCCGGCATCGACGCCGTCGGCCTTCGCGACGGACGCATCGTCCTCATCTTCAACAACAGCACCAAGGACCGCAGTCCACTCAACGTAGCTATCAGCTCCGACGGAGAGCACTTCAAAATCTTCGCCACCCTCGAAGACGAGCCAGGCGAATACTCCTATCCCGCCATCATCCAGGACAAAGACGGCGAACTCGACATGACCTACACCTGGAATCGAAAGCGCATCAGCTTCGCTTCGATGCCCTTACCTCCCCTGCCGTCCACGCATCGAGACGCGCCATGATCTACACTTTCTCAATGAATTTTTAAGGCTCGAAATCAGATTTCACCACGCACCAGAATACTCCGCAAAACAAGGTGCCCTGTCTCCATTCAGAGACAGGGCACCTGCGCAACAGAGACGTTACTGCGGGCCAGCAGCCGCCTTCGCAGCTTCCCGATCTGCCTTGTCCTGCGCCTTATCGGCCTTCTTCTTCTGCTTCGTCTTCAGGGCCTTGCGCTCGGCCTTGTCCGCCTTCGCCTGCGCCTTGTCGGCCTTATGCTGCTGCTTCAACTGTTTCTGAGTCTCATGCGTCTCATCGACATTCGTCTGGGCAAAGCTCGTGCCGCCCAGCAAGAACGACAACGCAAGCGCCGCAGTAGCTGCTTTATAAAATCTCATCGTCATCTCTCCTTACGCTTCTTTTGGATGGCAAACAATCACAGAACGATGGCTCAGCAAAAATCTCAACGAGCTACCCTGCACTACTGCGCTTGTTTGCCGTTGTCCTTAGGCAACTCAAGGTAGACGAGAGCAAAGCGAGTGGAGCCGGCATGAGATTCATCAATCCCCACGATACGAAACTGATGGGGAGAGCCCGCGCGGATTTCGTGATTTGTGGAAGAGTAAGAGGCCTTATTGCCACTGTCTTTCAAGTCGCAGGTCAGACCGCTGCGCGTCACGGTGAGCGCGCCCACCGGCTTGCCGTGGTCGCATTCAAGAACCTGCCCATAGTGCGAGAGTGGCTTGCGATAGAAATTTAAAACCTGCTCCGGCGAATCCTTCGTCACATAATTGATCGCCATCAGGCTGAAATGAAAATCGCCGAAGCTTAGTCCCAGATCGCCTCCCGAATCGTCGTCCTTGCCTTTGTATAACGTGGCTCCGGGATAGACAGGCAAGCCGATCCCCGCCGCACTGGCATGAGAGTTGGCATGAAGCTCAATATCGCCGTCAGGCTTCTGTCCGAACGTTGCTACGCTGCCACAAAACGAGATAGCCACTAACACGGCCATCGCCGACCAAGCCGATGAGAATCGAATTCGCAGAGGCATAACTCTCCTATCCACAGCCGAAGTATCAGTAGGTACGCCGTGATGAAAGAGAATGTTCCGCAGCTCTTGAACCCCCGTCAAATCACTCATTCGCTTCGCAGAACCGTCAGGCCAGCACATCGACCACCTGATATCCCTTCAGCTTCCCCTTCGCCGTTACAGTCAGGTTCTCCGGCCGATACGCTGCCACCTTGTCCAGACGCGCCTGCACCGTATTGGCCATCACCGCATTGTCCGGAACTTCGCGATGTTCCGGAACGCCCCAGGGAACAATCTTCCACTCATCATGCACCGCCCCCTGCGCATTTTCAGGATCGACGTTCAGATACTTCGCCATGGCATCGTCGCTGAACACGAGCCCGCACTTGATCGCGTTCTTCATCATCCAGCCCAGCGTAATCTCCGACAACTGGCAATCGTCATAGCCTCCGCCGATGTCGCAGTGGACGCCGGAAAACCACACCTGCTGCACCTTATCGTCATTGGCCCGCGGCGACCCGTCCGAGTTCGTCCACAGCGTAGGCTTGAACTGCGCGCGCCGCTCGTCGATGCAGACCGCATGATAGGCATTCTTCACACACGGATGCAGCGACGTATCCAGGAAGCCATACTTCTGCTGATGCAACACGCTGAAGAGTATGCCCGGCACACCCAGCGACCCCACCGTGTCCCATACCCCAACCATCCGCACGTCGGCCTCGGCCAGCGCATACTCCGTATTCAAATCTGCCTTCATGCTGGCCCGCAGCTTCGGATCGGTCTGACGGTAAGCCGCGAAGATCTTCTGCACGGTCATATTGTCGAAGTTCTTGTTCGGCACACCGAACCCTGCGATCATTCCGCCCAGGCTGCGCGCCGTATACGCTCCACGGCTGAACCCGAAGATGTAGATCTCGTCTCCCGGGTCCCAGACATAGGCCAGAAACTCGTACCCATCCTGCACCTTCTCGAACAGCCCATCCCCCATGGCACCGCCAGCCAAATGGTCGATCGGTGTGCCATCGGTTCCCACTCCGCTGTCGTAGTACCGCATCTGGTCCGGAGTATCGGCCAGCGCGCAAAACAGTTTGCGAACATTCGTATCGTTTGCGAAAGCTCCGACGCCATGAGACGAGTTCCACGTCCCATCCGCGCAAATGATGATCTTCTTTGCCATCTCATCCTCCTGCTTCGGGGCCCGGGAAAAATAATCTTACCTCGCTCGGCGCTGCAATTGAGATAAATTAGCGGAACGATGACCCTTCGCGACGAATAGCCGTCTGAAGCATCTTACTCACTGCAAGGTCACATCCGTCACTCATCCCAGGGAGTAGAGCTAATGCCGTCCAGCCACGAAGAAACGACATGGAAGCAGATCACTTTTTATCTTCTGACCCTTGCCATCCTCGCCGTCTGCGGTCTTCTGCTCTATCCCTTCTTCACTGCCATCCTCGGAGCGATCGTCCTGGCCGTCATCACCCAGCGCCCGTATAACTGGCTGGCCTCAAAGATCAGGCACCGCTCCACCGCCGCCGCTGTCGCAGTCATCCTGGTGATGCTCGCCGTCATCGTCCCCGGCTATTTCCTCGCGCAGAACATCGGCAAGCAGGCCCTCACCGCCATCAGCGCCCTGCGCGACGACGCCAGCCAGCAGAGGTTCAGCGAGTTCATCGGCAGCCATCCCACCCTCGCCTCCGGCATCGAAACCGTCTCCAACTCCATCGACCCCGGCCACGCCGCTCAAACCACCGCGGCCTACGTCGGCAGCAAACTCGCCGGTGTTCTCGGCAACTCTTTCCGCGCCCTCACCCAGATCGTGGTCATGGTATTCATCCTCTTCTTCCTCTTCCGCGACCGCGATCTTGCCCTGGCCTTCCTTCGATCTCTTCTGCCGCTCCGCGAAGATGAGAGCCACGAACTCCTCGAAAGATTAGGCGATACCATCTACGCCACCGCTCTCGGCAGGCTGGCCGTCGCCGGAGTGCAGGGCGTCCTCGCCGGCTTCGCCTTCTGGGCGCTCGGAGTCCCCGGCATCATCCTCTGGGCTTTCTCCACTGCTGCCTTCGCCATGATCCCCGCCTTCGGAGCCTTCCTCATCTGGGGTCCCATCGCCATCTACCTTGGCATCTCCGGCCATTGGGGAAAGGCTCTGCTGCTGGCCATCTGGGGAGGCGTCATCGTCAGCACCATCGATAACTTCCTCTACCCCATTCTGGTCGGCACGCGCCTGCGCAGCCATACCGCTACCATCCTCATCTCCATCCTCGGCGGCATCGCCGTCTTCGGCATCACCGGAATCATTCTCGGCCCGGTCACCTTCACCATCGCCGCGACGCTACTCGAATTCTGGCGCAACCGCACCCATGCGCCGATCGAAATCACCGACGCATCTTCCAGGCACTCCTAGCAGTATCGACATATAGATTGAGTGCAAGTGATTGAGAATTTAGAAGTTGTCATCCTGAGCGAAGCCTCTCGCAGTTTTATCGCGTGAGGCGGAGTCGAAGGACCGGCGGTTGTCTTGTGGTGTCGACATTTTCTCGCTATTTTTCACCACATTCTATCCAGCCCCTCGTTTCTATATGTC
It encodes:
- a CDS encoding TIGR03435 family protein, giving the protein MKTTQTNLSESEYQTMLRQIILVALIVSTSGILAQSPAQSPAPRPKFDAFEVATIKPVEPADKTPRYIKMEGSNRFVEKYYTLKLMIAAAYDLNPKTISGGPSWVDSDHYDILALTPGEVRPSHDEQMSMLRNLLTDRFKLTFHREQKEFSIFELEVAKSGPRLKKSTASPDDPAALISTVYPQRILLPARNATMGDFTSLLQRALLDRPVVDKTGLTGKYDFDLEWAPDNSQFGGDIAAASPDAPSPPFFTAVQQQLGLRLVATKGPVDALVVDKAERPTDN
- a CDS encoding exo-alpha-sialidase produces the protein MACSQKLHLLCVAILIALSPLAHAKPATISKEFIYTSAPFPSAHASTLVQLRNGDLLAAWFGGSHENAPDVAIWGSRRAAGHWSAPFLLIREPNIACWNPVLFHTTDGKLWLYYKFGPSARTWTGARLVSNDDGKTWSQSEHLPAGLLGPIKDKPLVLADGTIVSGTSVESYSSWAAWIDRSTDNGKTWQKIGPITVPSQSAPPPQPPIDAKENVHGIIQPAIVSLGKKHLRLYARSTSDIARICVADSFDNGFTWTEAHPTDLPNPNSGIDAVGLRDGRIVLIFNNSTKDRSPLNVAISSDGEHFKIFATLEDEPGEYSYPAIIQDKDGELDMTYTWNRKRISFASMPLPPLPSTHRDAP
- a CDS encoding AI-2E family transporter, whose protein sequence is MPSSHEETTWKQITFYLLTLAILAVCGLLLYPFFTAILGAIVLAVITQRPYNWLASKIRHRSTAAAVAVILVMLAVIVPGYFLAQNIGKQALTAISALRDDASQQRFSEFIGSHPTLASGIETVSNSIDPGHAAQTTAAYVGSKLAGVLGNSFRALTQIVVMVFILFFLFRDRDLALAFLRSLLPLREDESHELLERLGDTIYATALGRLAVAGVQGVLAGFAFWALGVPGIILWAFSTAAFAMIPAFGAFLIWGPIAIYLGISGHWGKALLLAIWGGVIVSTIDNFLYPILVGTRLRSHTATILISILGGIAVFGITGIILGPVTFTIAATLLEFWRNRTHAPIEITDASSRHS
- a CDS encoding DUF2235 domain-containing protein, whose product is MAKKIIICADGTWNSSHGVGAFANDTNVRKLFCALADTPDQMRYYDSGVGTDGTPIDHLAGGAMGDGLFEKVQDGYEFLAYVWDPGDEIYIFGFSRGAYTARSLGGMIAGFGVPNKNFDNMTVQKIFAAYRQTDPKLRASMKADLNTEYALAEADVRMVGVWDTVGSLGVPGILFSVLHQQKYGFLDTSLHPCVKNAYHAVCIDERRAQFKPTLWTNSDGSPRANDDKVQQVWFSGVHCDIGGGYDDCQLSEITLGWMMKNAIKCGLVFSDDAMAKYLNVDPENAQGAVHDEWKIVPWGVPEHREVPDNAVMANTVQARLDKVAAYRPENLTVTAKGKLKGYQVVDVLA
- a CDS encoding rhodanese-like domain-containing protein translates to MALIAICVAALCLALFVGGRIKRGRERRELEQHTIEPEALHDLLATNKKVRIFDVRQPLDLLAYSELIPGATRVPPKEVMANPLLIPKEEDAVVYCTCPDDKTSKEILQRALGLNFSRLKILRGGFGAWKAKGYPVEPYRDAFRLDTEV